The nucleotide sequence ATGGTACTTTGTCTGATTTTCCTAGAGAGGCTATTGGTGTTATAGAATATTTTTCTATAGCTTCAGCTGTACAAGGAGCTGATGATGCTGCTAAGGCAAGTGATGTTTCTCTTGTTAATGTAAGGCTTGGTTTTGCTATAGGAGGAAAATCCTATATTACTTTGACAGGTAAGGTAAGTGCTGTTGAAGAAGCGGTTAAAGCAGGAATGAAGAGGGCTGAAGATGAGGGACTTATAGTTGATTATTGTATATTGCCTTCGCCTATAGATGAATTATATAATTCTATTTTATGATTTTAGGAGCGTATATTATGAATAAAAATAAAATAGTTTATAATACTCAGAATATTCATGAACTTATAAATTGTAATTCTGATACTATATATGTGCCTTCTAATGTTATTTTTACGCCAAGTGCTATGGATATTATAAGATCAAAGAGAATAAAAATAGTATATGGCGATGAAAATTGTAATTGCGGCAGTAATAAGATTGCTGACAATAATAATGATACTGCTGAAATAGTTAAGCAGACAATAAAAATTTTGGTGAATAAATGTAATATAACTGATGAAAAAATTATAAAAAATGTTATAGTTGAAGTATTAAAAAGGATTAATTCATAAAAATTTTTAAATGGAAAATTTAAATTTATCTATTGGAATAATAGAAACTACAGGATATATTGCTACAATTAGTGCTTTGGATACTTTATTGAATGCATCTGATGTGAAAGTCATAGATAAAGAACTTATAGGAGCTGGAATAGTTGTTATAATTATAGCAGGCAGTATATCTAATATTAAAGAGGCTGTAAAAAGTGCTGATATGGCTGTGGAAAAATTAAATGCTAAATGCAGGCATGCTATTATTGCAAAGCCTCATAATGATATATGGAGTATCATACCTTAATTATTAAAGGAGTTTTACTGTTATGGAAGATATAAAAAATATTGAGTCTATTGTAAATAAAGCTGTTTGTGATTTTCTGCATACAGGTACTGCTTCCGGGTATAAATTGGATGCTTCAAATAATCATAAAAAAACATTAGTAAAAAAATCAATCTCTGATATAGATTCTAATAAAATAAAGTATGAAGATAATTCTTATGTAACTGATGTTTTTAATGAGTATGAGAGATGTCATTTAAAATGTTTATTAATGGAATTGGATAATACAGATATGCAATGCGTGCTTGGATATGATGAAATGTATTTTGTTTTGGAAGGAACTCTTATTATTCATTATGAAGGAAGAAAAATTGAAGTTAAAAATGGTGAGGTTGTATCTGTATTTAAGGGAGATTCTATAACTTTCTCGACTCCTTTTTATACTAAATTTTTAAGAATTATAAATCCGAAATAATAATTTTTTATTATTAATAAGATAAACTCGCTAAAAAATAGTTGACAATTTTCTTCATTAGTTATTAGTTTCTTGTTTATAGCTTTAAAATTAATATGTAATTTTTATTGGTAATATGAGCAATAATAAATATTTTGACAAATCTTTATACTCTTAGTATAATCATATTCATGAAAAAGAAAAAAAATAAATTGAATGAAAATATAGAAGAATTATATAAAAAATCTGTAATAAGAAAATGCCGTATAGAAGAAGATATAGAAGAAAATACAAGATTAGATAAATATATGGGGGATAGATTTTCTTATTATTCAAGAAATAAATGGCAGGATTTAATAGGGCAGGGTTTAGTTCTTCTTAATAATAGTAAAGTAAAATATACAAGAACTGTAAAAAAAGGCGATGAGATAGCTTATCATATTATAGGAATGAAAGAGCCTGAAGTTGATAAAAATGTATCTATAGTATATGATGACGGAGATTTAATCGTAGCGAATAAGCCTGCTAATTTACCTGTTATACCTTCGGGTAAATATTATCATAATACACTTCATACAATAGTAAAAAACATGCTCAATAGCAATATAAATATGCTTAATAGAATAGACAGAGAAACCAGCGGATGTGTAGTTCTTTCAAGAAGCAGCAAATCGGCATCGAATTTCTGTGCTATGCTTGCAGGAAGAAAAGTAAATGGGAAACAGTATAAAAGAAATTCAATAAAAAAAACATACATTGCTGTAATAGAAAATGCTAAAGATATAGAGGATAAATTCACTGTTGAAGGCTATATGCTTGAAAGCGGACATGAATATTACAGAAGATTTCAAACACTTCATAAAGAAAATATAGAAGGTTCAAAATATTCAAAAACTTCTTTCAAAACTATAAGAAGAATTGGAGATTATGCTATTGTTATGGCAAGACTTTATACGGGAAGAATGCATCAGATAAGAGTGCATTTATATTCCAAAGGGTTTTTTATGATAGGTGATAAAATATATGGAAAGTATGGTCCTAAAGTTTTTGATGATTTCATAGAAAAAGGTATTATTCCTGAAGGTTTTTTCAATAGACAGGCTCTACATGCCTATAGTCTTAAATTTAATCATCCAATCACTGATGAAATAATTAAAGTAAAAGCTCCTTTACCTAAAGATTTAAAAGAATTAATAAAAAAAATAGAAAATAATGTAAAAAAATAGTAAAAATATTGTAAAAAAACTTGACAAATATGATGAAAGTGCTATACTTATAATCGTAAAGATAATTTACATATATTAATATTTAAGGAGAGTAAATCATGAAAAAATTATCTATCTTTTTAGCATCATTATTTATTTTATCAGCTTCAAGCCTTTTTGCTGATATGGTAGTTCCGCCTTCAGCATTACCTCAGCAAGCATCAGCATTTATACAAAGAGTATTTCCGGGAGCTCAAATTTGGAAAGTAGAAAGAGACGGAAGAAAATTTGATGTGCAGTTATCAAATGGTGTGTCTATAGACTTTTTGGGTAATGGAGATTGGGATAATATAGACAGTGAATATGCACCTATACCAGATGCTGCTTTTCCTGCTGCTGTTGTACAGGCTGTAAGAAATGCATATCCTCAGGCTGCTATAATTGATGCAGAAAAAGAGTGGGGAAACTATAAACTAAAATTAAACAATATGATGGAGCTTATGGTAACAGGAAACGGACAGATTATGAGACAAAAATTTGATGATTAATTGATGATGCATTTTTATAAAAGCGGCTGGATTTTTTATCCTGCTGCTTTTATTTATTTTAAAAATATTATATCATTACTTTCAAAGCCTAAATTTACTTCTTTTCCAAGTTTATAATCATTTTTATATTTATCCTTATCAAGCCTCCAAGTTATTTGGTTTTCGCTGTTTACCGGCACTAAAGTTATAATATATGAAAACATATCCTCTGTAATATTTGTTATTTTTGATTTTATATATATATCACTTTTTTTATCATCATCATAATCAAAAAAAGAATAAGGACGCATTCCTATATAATTAGCATTTTCTATATTTTTTAAATTATTATTTTCAATAGTTAAATTAATATTCCAATCAATGCATTCTATTTTGCTATTTTCTAATATTTTTATTCTTGAAAAATTTTTATATCCTGTAAGAAGTGCCGAGAAATATGTTTTAGGATTTTCAAAGAGATTATATTTAGAATCTATTATATCGAATTTTCCTTTATTTATTATTCCTATATTGTCCGATAGTCTGTAAACCTCGTCTCTGTTATGCGATACAAATAAAGTAGTGCCTTCAAACTCTTTTATAGCTGATAAAATAAATTTTTCTAATTCCCATTTTATATGATAATCTAAAGCACTCAAAGGCTCATCAAGCATTAATATGCTAGGAGATGATACAAATATTCTTGCTAATGCAGTTCTTTGCTGTTCGCCTCCTGATATTTCTCTTGGCTTTTTATTTTTAATGTCATATATAAAAAATTTATTCATTATACTTTTAATGTCAATATTATTTTTTTTATCTCTTATACCGCATTTAATATTTTCTTCAACTGTCATATTTGGAAATAAAGCATAATTTTGAAATAAAAAACCTACATTTCTTTTTTGAGGTTTTATATTAATATGTTTCTTAGAATCATAAAAAACATTTCCATTAAATTCTATATATCCGCTGTCAGGTTTTTCAATTCCTGCAATACATTTTAAAGCCATACTTTTACCGCTTCCAGATGCTCCGAGTATAGAAAATACTCCGCTTCTTACTTCAAACTGTAAATCTAAATCAAAATTAGACAGCTTCTTTTTTATATCAACTATTAAACTCAATATAAAACCTCATAATCTTTTTTTTATACTATCAGAAATAGGCAGTATAATATTCATAATCATTATGCTTATAAATGATATTGACACAATTATCATAACCCATTTAAAAGCTAGTTCTCTGTCTCCAGACTGAACCGCTGTATATACGGCTAATGACATAGTTTGTGTTTTTTTGGGTATATTTCCTGCTATCATTATAGTAGCACCAAATTCTCCCAATGCCCTTGTAAATGATAGTATAGTTCCTCCAAGTATAGAATGCCAAGTATTTGGAAGTATTACTCTCCAAAATATCCAATTTTCTGATTTTCCTAATGTTCTTGCTGCATTTATTATGTTTTTATCGATTTGCTCGAATGCACCTTTTGAAGTTCTATACATTATAGGAAATGATACTATAAATGAAGCTAATACTGCACCTCTTAATGTAAATACAAAAGGAAATCCTAATTTAGCAGCTATGCCTCCTATAAAAGAATTTCTTCCAAACAATAATAATAGAAAAAATCCCACAACTGTAGGAGGAAGCACAAGCGGAAGTGTAAATATTATATCAAAAAGAGATGAAAACTTTTTAATTTTTACTACTATAAGAACTGCGTATATTCCTATAAAAAAAGTTATTATTGTGGAATATAATGCAGTTTTTATAGATAAAATTAATGGAGAATATTCCATGTTTATTGTATTACAGTAAAACCGTATTTTTTGAATGCTTCTATAGCTTTGTCATTAGATATATAATCTATAAACTTTTTAGCTTCTTCTTTATTTTCTGAAGATTTTACTATAGCTATAGGGTAAATAACTTTTTTATGACTGCCTTCAGGAGCTTCTGCTATTGTATTTATATTTTTTGCTATTTGTGCATCAGTAGCATAGACTATACCACAGTCAACTTCTCCTGTTTCTACCCAAGAAAGTACATTTCTAACATCAGAACCGTAAACTGCCTTTTGTTTAACATCATCTAATATGGATAAATTACTTAATATTTCTTCAGAATACTGTCCAACAGGTACGCTTTTTGGCTCTCCTAATCCTACTTTAGTAATATCGGCATTTGTTATATCTGTAAATGATTTTATATTTAAAGTAGAATTGCTTGGCGATATTAACACAACTTTATTTTCAAGCAAATCTTTTCTTGTATCTGCATCAATTAAGT is from Brachyspira hampsonii and encodes:
- a CDS encoding PepSY-like domain-containing protein, giving the protein MKKLSIFLASLFILSASSLFADMVVPPSALPQQASAFIQRVFPGAQIWKVERDGRKFDVQLSNGVSIDFLGNGDWDNIDSEYAPIPDAAFPAAVVQAVRNAYPQAAIIDAEKEWGNYKLKLNNMMELMVTGNGQIMRQKFDD
- a CDS encoding BMC domain-containing protein, whose translation is MKSIGMIELNSIARGILVTDHIGKAANVKILRSHSVCPGKYIVIFCGDVGAVESSKKAGIEIGGVSVINSFVIANIHESVIEAINGTLSDFPREAIGVIEYFSIASAVQGADDAAKASDVSLVNVRLGFAIGGKSYITLTGKVSAVEEAVKAGMKRAEDEGLIVDYCILPSPIDELYNSIL
- the modB gene encoding molybdate ABC transporter permease subunit, which gives rise to MEYSPLILSIKTALYSTIITFFIGIYAVLIVVKIKKFSSLFDIIFTLPLVLPPTVVGFFLLLLFGRNSFIGGIAAKLGFPFVFTLRGAVLASFIVSFPIMYRTSKGAFEQIDKNIINAARTLGKSENWIFWRVILPNTWHSILGGTILSFTRALGEFGATIMIAGNIPKKTQTMSLAVYTAVQSGDRELAFKWVMIIVSISFISIMIMNIILPISDSIKKRL
- a CDS encoding sulfate/molybdate ABC transporter ATP-binding protein translates to MSLIVDIKKKLSNFDLDLQFEVRSGVFSILGASGSGKSMALKCIAGIEKPDSGYIEFNGNVFYDSKKHINIKPQKRNVGFLFQNYALFPNMTVEENIKCGIRDKKNNIDIKSIMNKFFIYDIKNKKPREISGGEQQRTALARIFVSSPSILMLDEPLSALDYHIKWELEKFILSAIKEFEGTTLFVSHNRDEVYRLSDNIGIINKGKFDIIDSKYNLFENPKTYFSALLTGYKNFSRIKILENSKIECIDWNINLTIENNNLKNIENANYIGMRPYSFFDYDDDKKSDIYIKSKITNITEDMFSYIITLVPVNSENQITWRLDKDKYKNDYKLGKEVNLGFESNDIIFLK
- a CDS encoding transcriptional regulator, which codes for MEDIKNIESIVNKAVCDFLHTGTASGYKLDASNNHKKTLVKKSISDIDSNKIKYEDNSYVTDVFNEYERCHLKCLLMELDNTDMQCVLGYDEMYFVLEGTLIIHYEGRKIEVKNGEVVSVFKGDSITFSTPFYTKFLRIINPK
- a CDS encoding RluA family pseudouridine synthase: MKKKKNKLNENIEELYKKSVIRKCRIEEDIEENTRLDKYMGDRFSYYSRNKWQDLIGQGLVLLNNSKVKYTRTVKKGDEIAYHIIGMKEPEVDKNVSIVYDDGDLIVANKPANLPVIPSGKYYHNTLHTIVKNMLNSNINMLNRIDRETSGCVVLSRSSKSASNFCAMLAGRKVNGKQYKRNSIKKTYIAVIENAKDIEDKFTVEGYMLESGHEYYRRFQTLHKENIEGSKYSKTSFKTIRRIGDYAIVMARLYTGRMHQIRVHLYSKGFFMIGDKIYGKYGPKVFDDFIEKGIIPEGFFNRQALHAYSLKFNHPITDEIIKVKAPLPKDLKELIKKIENNVKK
- the modA gene encoding molybdate ABC transporter substrate-binding protein produces the protein MKKIIFITLLISYLFVSCGSSNTAQTNTENKEILVLAAASLTDVLTELADNYKTETGTTVAFSFTSSGALQTQIEAGSPADIFFSAAQKQMDALQEKDLIDADTRKDLLENKVVLISPSNSTLNIKSFTDITNADITKVGLGEPKSVPVGQYSEEILSNLSILDDVKQKAVYGSDVRNVLSWVETGEVDCGIVYATDAQIAKNINTIAEAPEGSHKKVIYPIAIVKSSENKEEAKKFIDYISNDKAIEAFKKYGFTVIQ
- a CDS encoding BMC domain-containing protein — protein: MENLNLSIGIIETTGYIATISALDTLLNASDVKVIDKELIGAGIVVIIIAGSISNIKEAVKSADMAVEKLNAKCRHAIIAKPHNDIWSIIP